The proteins below are encoded in one region of Mycobacterium pseudokansasii:
- a CDS encoding beta-glucosidase: MTDGERFTLLVGVMGAGDWWPLRDERIPPEVPMSAGYVPGIARLGVPALRMSDAGLGVTNPGYRPGDTATALPAGLALAAGFDPALARAAGEVIGREARSRGFNVQLAGAINLARDPRNGRNFEYFSEDPLLSATMAAEQIIGIQQQGVISTTKHYSLNCNETNRHWLDAVIDPGAHRESDLLAFEIAIERAQPGAVMAAYNKVNGDYAAANAVLINDVLKGAWGYRGWVMSDWGGTPSWECALAGLDQECGAQIDAVLWGAEAFGDRLRAAYSEGLLPKERLSDMVRRILRSMFAVGIDRWEPAPAPDMEAHNAIGLQIARQGVVLLQNRGLLPVIAGSGLRIAVIGGYAQVGVPAGYGSSTVVPPGGYASVIPIGGSGLQAGLRNLYLVPPSPLEELRRQLPGAQIDFDPGISPAEAVVAARRADVAIVFAIRPEGEGFDSADLSLPWGQDAVISAVAAANPNTVVVLETGNPVAMPWRDRVNAIVQAWYPGQAGATAIAEILAGRVNPSGRLPITFPADLGQTPRPELPAAPPGTPITIDYDEGADVGYRWFARTGRVPMFAFGHGLSYTSFEYRDLAVTGGDTVTVSFSVVNTGDRGGSDIPQLYLTAVPDAKRLRLLGFQRVELEPGQVVRVSIAADPRLLAGYDGRAGCWRITAGRYAVAVGASAVALSLAAEVELAGRAFGR; this comes from the coding sequence ATGACCGACGGCGAACGGTTTACGCTGCTGGTCGGCGTCATGGGGGCCGGCGACTGGTGGCCGTTGCGCGACGAGCGCATTCCGCCGGAGGTGCCGATGAGTGCGGGGTATGTGCCCGGGATTGCGCGGCTTGGGGTTCCGGCGCTGCGGATGAGCGACGCCGGGCTAGGCGTCACCAATCCCGGTTACCGTCCGGGCGACACGGCGACGGCGCTGCCGGCCGGCCTGGCGCTGGCCGCCGGTTTCGATCCGGCGCTGGCCCGCGCCGCCGGCGAGGTGATCGGGCGGGAGGCCCGCAGCCGCGGGTTCAACGTCCAATTGGCCGGTGCCATCAATCTGGCCCGCGACCCGCGCAACGGCCGCAACTTCGAATACTTTTCCGAGGACCCGCTGTTGAGCGCCACCATGGCCGCAGAACAGATCATCGGCATCCAGCAGCAGGGTGTCATCTCCACGACCAAGCACTATTCGCTGAACTGCAACGAAACAAACCGGCACTGGCTGGACGCCGTCATCGATCCCGGCGCGCACCGCGAATCCGACTTACTGGCCTTCGAGATCGCCATCGAGCGGGCCCAACCCGGCGCGGTGATGGCGGCATACAACAAGGTCAACGGCGACTACGCCGCCGCCAACGCCGTCCTGATCAACGACGTGCTGAAGGGCGCCTGGGGATACCGCGGCTGGGTGATGTCGGATTGGGGCGGGACACCGAGTTGGGAGTGCGCTCTTGCCGGCCTGGACCAGGAATGCGGTGCACAGATCGACGCCGTGCTGTGGGGGGCCGAGGCATTCGGCGACCGACTGCGTGCCGCCTACTCCGAGGGCCTGCTGCCCAAAGAACGGTTATCGGACATGGTCCGGCGAATCCTGCGTTCGATGTTCGCTGTCGGAATCGACCGCTGGGAACCCGCGCCCGCACCGGATATGGAGGCGCACAACGCGATTGGCCTGCAGATCGCGCGGCAGGGCGTCGTGCTGCTGCAGAACCGCGGGCTGCTGCCGGTGATTGCCGGTTCGGGCTTGCGCATCGCTGTCATCGGCGGCTACGCACAGGTCGGTGTGCCGGCCGGCTACGGCTCCAGCACCGTCGTACCGCCGGGCGGCTACGCGAGCGTGATCCCGATCGGCGGGTCCGGCCTGCAGGCGGGCCTGCGCAATCTCTACCTGGTACCGCCGAGCCCGCTCGAGGAGCTGAGACGGCAACTCCCGGGCGCGCAGATCGATTTCGATCCCGGCATCAGCCCGGCGGAGGCGGTGGTGGCGGCGCGCCGCGCAGACGTCGCGATCGTGTTCGCGATCCGACCCGAAGGGGAGGGCTTCGACAGCGCCGACCTGTCGCTGCCGTGGGGCCAGGACGCGGTGATCTCGGCGGTCGCCGCCGCCAATCCGAACACCGTCGTGGTGCTCGAGACCGGCAACCCGGTGGCCATGCCCTGGCGGGACCGCGTGAATGCCATCGTGCAAGCGTGGTATCCGGGCCAGGCGGGCGCTACGGCCATCGCGGAAATCCTTGCCGGACGGGTGAATCCGTCGGGCCGGCTGCCGATCACGTTTCCGGCCGATCTCGGCCAGACACCGCGCCCGGAGCTGCCCGCTGCGCCGCCGGGGACGCCGATCACCATCGACTACGACGAAGGCGCGGATGTCGGTTATCGCTGGTTTGCGCGGACCGGGCGGGTCCCGATGTTCGCCTTCGGTCACGGTTTGTCCTACACCAGCTTCGAGTATCGCGACCTGGCGGTGACCGGCGGCGACACCGTGACCGTCAGTTTCAGTGTCGTCAACACCGGTGACCGGGGCGGGTCGGACATCCCGCAGCTGTATCTGACCGCCGTGCCCGACGCAAAGCGGTTGCGCTTACTGGGTTTCCAGCGAGTCGAGCTGGAGCCGGGCCAGGTTGTCCGGGTGAGCATCGCAGCGGACCCACGGCTGCTGGCCGGCTATGACGGCCGGGCCGGGTGCTGGCGCATCACGGCGGGTCGCTACGCGGTCGCGGTGGGCGCTTCGGCGGTGGCGCTGTCGCTGGCAGCCGAGGTCGAGCTGGCCGGTCGTGCGTTCGGGCGATGA
- a CDS encoding DUF2786 domain-containing protein, producing MTDDKMLARIAALLRQAEGTDNPHEADAFMAAAQRMATAASIDLAVARSHSANRSAAQAPTQRTITIGTAGARGLRTYVQLFVLIAAANDVRCDVASNSTFLYAYGFPEDIDATHALYASLVVQMVRASDAYLTSGAHRPTPTITARLNFQLAFGARVGQRLAEARAQATREVTADRGRAPGTAIALRDKEIELHDYYRGASRARGTWRAHRASAGYSSAARRAGDRAGRQARLGQSAELPGARPALDR from the coding sequence ATGACCGACGACAAGATGCTGGCCCGCATCGCCGCCCTGCTGCGTCAGGCCGAAGGCACCGACAATCCCCACGAAGCCGACGCGTTCATGGCCGCCGCGCAGCGGATGGCCACGGCGGCGTCCATCGACCTCGCGGTGGCGCGGTCACATTCGGCCAACCGTTCGGCCGCGCAGGCGCCGACCCAGCGCACCATCACCATCGGAACGGCCGGCGCCCGCGGGCTGCGGACCTACGTGCAGCTGTTCGTGCTGATCGCCGCGGCCAACGACGTACGCTGCGACGTCGCGTCGAATTCGACGTTCCTGTATGCCTACGGGTTCCCTGAGGACATCGACGCGACCCACGCCCTGTACGCCAGCCTGGTGGTGCAGATGGTCCGGGCTTCCGATGCCTACCTTACCTCCGGGGCACACCGGCCGACGCCCACCATCACCGCCAGGCTCAACTTCCAGCTGGCCTTCGGCGCTCGAGTCGGTCAGCGCCTGGCCGAGGCCCGTGCGCAGGCCACCCGCGAAGTCACCGCGGACCGCGGTCGGGCACCGGGAACCGCTATCGCGTTGCGGGACAAGGAAATCGAGCTGCACGACTACTACCGTGGCGCGTCTCGGGCGCGCGGCACCTGGCGGGCCCACCGGGCCTCGGCCGGATATTCCTCGGCGGCGCGGCGCGCCGGTGACCGGGCCGGGCGGCAGGCCCGGCTGGGCCAGAGCGCCGAGCTGCCCGGAGCGCGACCCGCCCTGGACCGGTGA
- a CDS encoding metal-sensitive transcriptional regulator, whose protein sequence is MTTDYGYSQQKDNYAKRLRRIEGQVRGIARMIEEDKYCIDILTQISAINSALRAVALNLLDEHLNHCVTRAVAEGGTEADSKLAEASAAIARLVRS, encoded by the coding sequence ATGACAACCGACTACGGGTATTCGCAGCAGAAGGACAACTATGCCAAGAGGCTGCGGCGCATCGAGGGCCAGGTGCGCGGCATCGCGCGGATGATCGAAGAGGACAAGTACTGCATCGATATCCTCACCCAGATCAGCGCCATCAACAGCGCCCTGCGAGCGGTGGCGCTGAACCTGCTCGACGAGCATCTCAACCATTGCGTCACCCGTGCCGTTGCCGAGGGCGGCACCGAAGCGGACAGCAAGCTCGCCGAAGCCTCCGCAGCCATCGCCCGGCTCGTTCGTTCCTGA
- a CDS encoding MFS transporter: MTAETRTVAPAAGPWTPRIAAQLAVLAAAAFIYVTAEILPVGALSAIARNLNISIVLVGTLLSWYALVAALTTVPLVRWTAHWPRRRTLVVALVCLTVSQLISALAPNFAVLAAGRVLCAVTHGLLWSVIAPIATRLVPASHAGRATTSIYIGTSLALVVGSPLTAVLSLMWGWRLAAVCVTVAAAAVTVAARLLLPELVLSADQLQHVGPRSRHHRNRALIIVSLITMIGVTGHFVSYTYIVVVIRQVVGVHGPSQAWLLAAYGVAGVIAVALVARPLDRRPKGAVIFCVAGLTVAFVVLTGLAFGGDRAPVTTLVVGTGAIVLWGAAATAVSPMLQSAAMRSGADDPDGASGLYVTAFQLGIMAGSLAGGLLYERSVALMLTASAILMGVALVGVSVARRVFEAADEGPRATSQAH; encoded by the coding sequence ATGACTGCCGAGACCCGAACCGTTGCCCCTGCCGCCGGACCGTGGACGCCGCGGATCGCCGCGCAGCTGGCTGTGCTGGCCGCCGCGGCCTTCATTTACGTCACCGCGGAGATCCTGCCGGTGGGTGCGCTGTCGGCGATTGCCCGGAACCTGAACATCAGCATCGTCCTGGTGGGGACCCTGTTGTCCTGGTATGCGCTGGTCGCGGCTCTGACGACGGTTCCGTTGGTGCGCTGGACGGCGCACTGGCCGCGCCGCCGGACCCTGGTGGTCGCCCTGGTCTGTCTGACCGTTTCGCAGCTGATCTCGGCGCTGGCACCCAACTTCGCGGTGTTGGCCGCCGGAAGGGTGCTCTGTGCGGTCACCCACGGCCTGCTGTGGTCGGTGATCGCCCCGATCGCCACCCGACTGGTGCCGGCCAGCCACGCCGGACGCGCCACCACCTCGATCTACATCGGAACCAGCCTGGCGCTGGTGGTGGGCAGTCCCCTGACGGCCGTGTTGAGCCTGATGTGGGGTTGGCGGCTGGCAGCGGTGTGCGTGACCGTTGCGGCTGCCGCCGTGACAGTGGCGGCCCGGCTGCTGTTGCCCGAGCTCGTGCTCAGCGCGGATCAGTTACAGCACGTTGGTCCGCGATCGCGCCACCACCGCAATCGGGCGCTGATCATCGTCAGCCTGATCACCATGATCGGCGTCACCGGCCATTTCGTCTCGTACACCTACATCGTGGTGGTCATCCGGCAGGTCGTCGGTGTGCACGGGCCGAGCCAGGCGTGGCTGCTGGCCGCCTACGGTGTCGCCGGAGTGATCGCGGTGGCCCTGGTGGCGCGCCCGCTGGACCGCCGGCCGAAGGGCGCGGTGATTTTCTGTGTCGCCGGCCTGACCGTTGCGTTCGTCGTGCTGACGGGGCTGGCTTTCGGCGGTGACCGCGCGCCGGTGACGACGTTGGTCGTCGGGACCGGGGCGATCGTGCTGTGGGGAGCGGCGGCCACCGCCGTGTCGCCGATGCTGCAATCCGCGGCGATGCGCAGCGGAGCAGACGACCCCGACGGAGCATCCGGGCTGTATGTGACGGCGTTTCAGCTGGGAATCATGGCCGGCTCACTGGCCGGTGGATTGCTGTACGAGCGCAGTGTGGCGTTGATGCTCACCGCATCGGCGATCTTGATGGGCGTCGCACTGGTGGGGGTATCGGTGGCCCGGCGGGTCTTCGAGGCTGCGGATGAGGGGCCGCGCGCAACTTCACAGGCTCACTAA
- the ilvD gene encoding dihydroxy-acid dehydratase, with protein MPEADIKPRSRDVTDGLEKAAARGMLRAVGMGDEDFAKAQIGVASSWNEITPCNLSLDRLAKAVKEGVFAAGGYPLEFGTISVSDGISMGHEGMHFSLVSREVIADSVETVMQAERLDGSVLLAGCDKSLPGMLMAAARLDLAAVFLYAGSILPGLAKLSDGSEREVTIIDAFEAVGACARGLMSREDVDAIERAICPGEGACGGMYTANTMASAAEALGMSLPGSAAPPATDRRRDGFARRSGQAVVELLRRGITARDILTREAFENAIAVVMAFGGSTNAVLHLLAIAHEAGVELALDDFNRIGSKVPHLADVKPFGRHVMSHVDHIGGVPVVMKALLDAGLLHGDCLTVTGQTVAENLAAIAPPDPDGKVLRALSNPIHPTGGITILRGSLAPEGAVVKTAGFDSEIFEGVARVFDGERAALDALEDGTITKGDAVVIRYEGPKGGPGMREMLAITGAIKGAGLGKDVLLLTDGRFSGGTTGLCVGHIAPEAVDAGPIAFLRDGDRIRLDVTSRTLDVLVDPDGFAARQQDFAPPPPRYRTGVLAKYVKLVGSAAGGAVCG; from the coding sequence ATGCCCGAAGCCGACATCAAGCCCCGCAGCCGTGACGTCACCGACGGCCTGGAGAAGGCCGCCGCCCGCGGGATGCTGCGAGCGGTAGGCATGGGCGACGAAGACTTCGCCAAGGCCCAGATCGGTGTCGCGTCGTCGTGGAATGAAATCACACCGTGCAACCTTTCGCTGGACCGGTTGGCCAAGGCCGTCAAGGAGGGGGTGTTCGCGGCGGGCGGCTATCCGCTTGAGTTCGGCACGATCTCGGTGTCCGACGGTATTTCGATGGGACACGAGGGCATGCACTTCTCGCTGGTGTCGCGTGAGGTGATCGCCGACAGCGTCGAGACCGTGATGCAGGCCGAGCGGCTGGACGGCTCGGTGCTGCTGGCCGGCTGCGACAAGTCGCTGCCCGGGATGCTGATGGCCGCCGCGCGCCTGGACCTGGCGGCGGTCTTCCTCTACGCGGGCTCGATCCTGCCGGGGCTGGCCAAGCTCTCCGACGGCAGCGAGCGCGAGGTCACCATCATCGACGCGTTCGAGGCCGTCGGCGCATGCGCGCGCGGGCTGATGAGCCGGGAGGACGTCGACGCCATCGAGCGGGCAATCTGTCCGGGCGAGGGCGCGTGCGGCGGCATGTACACCGCCAACACCATGGCCAGCGCCGCCGAGGCGCTGGGCATGTCGTTGCCGGGCAGCGCGGCGCCGCCGGCCACCGACCGTCGCCGCGACGGGTTCGCCCGCCGCAGCGGGCAGGCCGTCGTCGAATTGCTGCGCCGCGGCATCACCGCCCGCGACATCCTCACCAGAGAAGCCTTCGAGAACGCGATCGCGGTGGTGATGGCGTTCGGTGGCTCGACTAACGCGGTGCTGCACCTGCTGGCCATCGCCCACGAGGCCGGCGTCGAGCTGGCGCTGGACGACTTCAACCGGATCGGGTCGAAGGTGCCGCATCTGGCCGATGTCAAGCCGTTCGGCCGCCACGTGATGTCGCACGTCGACCACATCGGCGGGGTGCCGGTGGTCATGAAAGCACTGCTGGATGCCGGTCTGCTGCATGGAGATTGCCTGACCGTGACCGGTCAGACGGTGGCCGAGAACCTGGCCGCCATCGCTCCGCCGGATCCGGACGGCAAGGTCCTGCGCGCGCTGAGCAACCCCATCCACCCGACCGGCGGGATCACCATTCTGCGCGGATCACTGGCTCCAGAGGGCGCGGTGGTCAAGACCGCCGGTTTCGACTCCGAGATATTCGAAGGCGTGGCAAGGGTTTTCGATGGTGAGCGAGCCGCGTTGGACGCCCTCGAGGACGGCACCATCACCAAGGGCGACGCGGTGGTGATCCGCTACGAAGGGCCCAAGGGTGGGCCCGGGATGCGCGAAATGCTCGCCATCACCGGGGCGATCAAGGGCGCGGGACTGGGCAAAGACGTGCTGTTGCTGACCGACGGCCGGTTCTCGGGCGGTACCACCGGCCTGTGCGTCGGCCACATCGCGCCCGAAGCCGTCGACGCGGGGCCGATCGCCTTCCTGCGCGACGGCGACCGGATCCGGCTCGACGTCACCAGCCGCACCCTCGACGTGCTCGTCGACCCGGACGGATTCGCGGCCCGGCAACAGGATTTCGCTCCCCCGCCGCCGCGCTACCGGACCGGGGTCCTGGCCAAGTACGTCAAGCTGGTCGGCTCCGCCGCCGGCGGCGCGGTCTGCGGGTAG
- a CDS encoding alpha/beta hydrolase gives MNATRTERNFAGVSGVDIVYDIWTPDNEPKAVVVLAHGLGEHARRYDHVAQRFGEAGLVTYALDHRGHGRSGGKRVLVRDISEYTADLDTLVGIATRENPGLKRIVLGHSMGGGIVFAYGVERPDNYDLMVLSAPAVAAQDLVSPVVALAAKVLGVVVPGLPVQELDFTAISRDPQVVADYQNDPRVYHGRVPAGIGRALLQVGETMPRRAPALTAPLLVVHGTGDRLIPIEGSRRLVECVGSTDVELKEYPGLYHEVFNEPERDQVLDDVVGWITKRL, from the coding sequence ATGAACGCGACGCGCACTGAACGGAACTTCGCCGGTGTCAGCGGTGTGGACATCGTCTACGACATCTGGACACCCGACAACGAACCCAAAGCCGTGGTCGTGCTCGCTCACGGTCTGGGCGAGCATGCCCGCCGCTACGACCACGTCGCGCAGCGGTTCGGTGAGGCCGGTCTGGTTACCTACGCGCTCGACCATCGCGGACACGGCCGCTCGGGCGGCAAGCGGGTACTGGTCCGCGACATCTCCGAATACACCGCCGACCTCGACACCCTGGTGGGCATCGCCACCCGGGAAAACCCCGGCCTCAAGCGCATCGTCCTCGGGCACAGCATGGGCGGCGGGATCGTGTTCGCCTACGGTGTGGAACGCCCGGACAACTACGACCTGATGGTGCTGTCGGCGCCGGCGGTGGCGGCCCAGGATCTGGTGTCGCCGGTGGTGGCGCTGGCCGCCAAGGTTCTCGGCGTCGTGGTGCCCGGCCTGCCGGTCCAGGAGCTCGACTTCACCGCCATATCCCGCGACCCGCAGGTAGTGGCGGACTACCAGAACGATCCGCGGGTGTACCACGGCCGGGTGCCGGCCGGGATCGGTCGGGCGCTGCTGCAGGTCGGCGAGACCATGCCGCGACGGGCGCCGGCGCTGACCGCGCCGCTGCTGGTGGTGCACGGCACGGGCGATCGGCTCATCCCGATCGAGGGCAGCCGGCGCTTGGTGGAATGTGTGGGATCCACCGATGTCGAGCTGAAGGAATATCCCGGGCTCTACCACGAGGTCTTCAACGAGCCGGAGCGCGACCAGGTGCTCGATGACGTGGTCGGCTGGATCACCAAACGCCTCTGA
- a CDS encoding alpha/beta hydrolase domain-containing protein produces the protein MAAVSPVPGKPLLLLGAFDIGSVGYVAEEFFVSGTAASYAPVSGLGPDGRWVATPAGAAEYTTRLVALTPADRTRFNGTVLVEWLNVSGGIDAPAVWMMGHREIIRAGYAYVAVSAQQVGVAGGAALLGLDMSLKSQDPARYASLQHPGDAFCYDIFSQAGALIQDRDVLRGLGPQHVVAVGESQSAMFLTTYINAVDPLVQCYDGYLVHSRFAPAAPLDGMSIFDDSPTGTPRAVRFRPDLRVPLITIITETDLFGGVGHGYYHARQPDNRWLRVWEIPGAAHADNYTIQVAPIDTGSAPLDAIVAAYAPTKSLMGQQLDHYINFAPQHHYVVQAALAALNRWVRTGQPAPAAPRIAVHHADQPRPVLDANGLTRDGVRTPWVDVPIARTSGMGTEESVMSAIFGRGQPFDSATLRRLYPGGVDEYLDKFTTALDRALQGGFILLADRREILQLAAATYPRDEAQRPANQGWTQQGS, from the coding sequence ATGGCTGCCGTTTCGCCCGTCCCCGGTAAGCCGCTGCTGCTGTTGGGCGCCTTCGACATCGGCAGCGTGGGCTACGTCGCCGAGGAATTCTTCGTGTCGGGCACCGCCGCCTCCTACGCCCCGGTGTCCGGGCTCGGCCCCGACGGCCGTTGGGTGGCAACACCTGCGGGCGCTGCCGAGTACACCACGCGGCTCGTGGCTTTGACCCCGGCCGACCGGACACGATTCAACGGCACGGTGCTCGTCGAATGGCTCAACGTCAGCGGCGGCATCGATGCCCCGGCCGTATGGATGATGGGTCACCGCGAAATCATTCGCGCGGGCTACGCCTACGTCGCGGTCTCGGCGCAGCAGGTGGGCGTCGCCGGGGGTGCCGCCCTGCTCGGCCTGGACATGTCACTCAAGAGCCAGGATCCGGCCCGCTATGCATCCCTGCAGCACCCGGGCGACGCGTTCTGCTACGACATCTTCAGCCAGGCCGGAGCACTGATCCAAGACCGTGACGTGCTGCGCGGGCTAGGCCCGCAACACGTTGTCGCCGTGGGTGAATCCCAATCGGCGATGTTCCTGACCACCTACATCAACGCCGTGGACCCGCTTGTCCAATGCTACGACGGGTACCTGGTGCATTCGCGCTTTGCGCCCGCCGCGCCACTGGATGGCATGTCAATCTTCGACGATTCGCCGACCGGCACGCCACGGGCGGTCCGGTTCCGTCCGGACCTGCGCGTGCCGCTGATCACCATCATCACCGAAACCGACCTTTTCGGCGGTGTGGGACATGGGTATTACCACGCAAGACAGCCCGACAACCGGTGGCTGCGGGTGTGGGAGATTCCCGGCGCCGCTCATGCCGACAATTACACGATCCAGGTAGCGCCCATCGACACCGGGTCCGCGCCGCTCGACGCCATCGTGGCCGCCTACGCACCAACGAAAAGCCTGATGGGGCAGCAACTTGACCACTACATCAACTTTGCGCCACAGCACCACTACGTGGTGCAGGCGGCGCTGGCTGCCCTGAACCGCTGGGTGCGCACCGGCCAGCCCGCGCCGGCCGCGCCCCGCATCGCAGTGCACCACGCCGATCAACCCCGCCCCGTTCTGGACGCCAATGGCCTGACCCGAGACGGCGTCAGGACGCCGTGGGTGGACGTTCCGATTGCGCGCACGTCGGGCATGGGCACCGAGGAAAGCGTCATGTCCGCCATTTTCGGCCGCGGCCAACCCTTCGACAGCGCCACCCTGCGCCGCCTGTACCCGGGCGGAGTCGACGAATATCTCGACAAGTTCACCACCGCGCTGGACCGAGCGCTTCAAGGCGGCTTTATCCTGCTCGCGGACCGACGCGAAATTCTGCAGCTCGCCGCCGCGACGTATCCCCGGGACGAGGCGCAGCGGCCGGCGAATCAGGGCTGGACACAACAAGGTTCGTGA
- a CDS encoding sigma-70 family RNA polymerase sigma factor, protein MGLLAQDNELGGDFSARAEPYRRELLAHCYRMTGSLHDAEDLVQETLLRAWKAYDRFEGKSSIRTWLHRIATNTCLSALEGRQRRPLPTGLGTSNSDPTAELVERGEVPWLEPLPEPTNDPADPSVIVGSRESVRLAFVAALQHLSPRQRAVLLLRDVLQWKSAEVAEAIGATTVAVNSLLQRARSQLETVRPSAEDRLSAPDSPQAQDLLARYIAAFETYDIDRLVELFTAEAIWEMPPYVGWYRGARDIITLIHQQCPAESPGDMRMIPLVANGQPAAAMYMRAGQRHVPFQLHVLDMVDGRVSHVVAFLDGSLFPKFGLPPSLS, encoded by the coding sequence GTGGGTCTGCTAGCACAGGACAATGAGCTGGGCGGTGATTTTTCCGCCCGTGCCGAACCCTACCGGCGCGAACTGCTGGCGCACTGCTACCGGATGACCGGATCGTTGCACGACGCCGAGGATCTGGTGCAGGAGACGCTGCTGCGCGCCTGGAAAGCGTACGACCGGTTCGAAGGCAAGTCCTCGATACGGACCTGGCTGCATCGGATCGCCACCAACACCTGCCTGAGCGCCCTGGAAGGCCGTCAGCGCCGGCCGTTGCCGACCGGACTGGGGACGTCAAACTCGGATCCGACGGCGGAGTTGGTCGAGCGCGGTGAGGTGCCCTGGCTGGAGCCGCTGCCGGAACCGACGAATGATCCGGCGGATCCCTCGGTCATCGTCGGGTCGCGCGAATCGGTCCGCTTGGCGTTTGTGGCCGCGCTGCAGCATCTGTCGCCGCGGCAGCGTGCGGTGCTGTTGCTGCGCGACGTGCTGCAGTGGAAGTCGGCCGAAGTGGCCGAGGCTATCGGCGCCACCACCGTCGCCGTCAACAGCCTGCTGCAGCGGGCCCGGTCCCAGCTGGAGACCGTGCGCCCCAGCGCCGAGGACCGGTTGAGCGCGCCGGATTCGCCGCAGGCCCAGGACTTGCTGGCCCGCTACATTGCCGCGTTCGAGACCTACGACATCGACCGGCTGGTGGAGCTGTTCACCGCCGAGGCGATCTGGGAGATGCCTCCCTACGTCGGCTGGTACCGCGGCGCGCGGGACATCATCACGCTGATTCACCAGCAATGTCCGGCCGAATCGCCCGGCGATATGCGCATGATCCCGTTGGTGGCCAACGGCCAGCCCGCCGCGGCCATGTATATGCGCGCGGGTCAGCGGCACGTGCCGTTCCAGTTGCATGTGCTGGACATGGTCGACGGCCGGGTGTCGCACGTGGTGGCTTTCCTCGACGGCTCACTCTTCCCGAAGTTCGGTCTGCCGCCGTCGCTGTCATGA
- a CDS encoding metallothionein, translated as MIFMATHEAGTELTCGHEGCGCRVHVEVPCHGSSAGEPHRCACGDDLVPVQ; from the coding sequence GTGATATTCATGGCGACCCATGAGGCTGGAACCGAGTTGACCTGCGGCCACGAGGGCTGCGGCTGTCGCGTCCACGTCGAGGTCCCCTGCCACGGCTCCAGTGCGGGCGAGCCTCACCGCTGCGCCTGCGGCGACGACTTGGTCCCGGTCCAGTAA
- a CDS encoding pirin family protein, with product MPATVEIRRAAERAVTMTDWLESRHCFSFGDHYDPDNTHHGLLLVSNDDVVQPGTGFDTHPHRDMEIVTWVLEGELTHRDSMGNHGVIYPGLAQRMSAGSGIRHSETNESATRPVRFVQMWIVPDRTGIDPGYQQHDIGDDLSNGGLVTIASGINGHDAVITLHNRSAALHAARLRPGDTVDVPAAPYLHLFVALGRVGLDGAGELAEGDAVRCTDTGARRLAADGPAEVLVWEMHTNLGS from the coding sequence ATGCCTGCCACCGTGGAGATTCGGCGAGCCGCCGAGCGGGCAGTCACCATGACCGACTGGCTGGAATCCAGACATTGCTTCTCTTTTGGCGACCACTACGACCCGGACAACACCCATCACGGCCTGCTGCTGGTCAGCAACGACGACGTCGTGCAACCGGGGACCGGATTCGACACCCACCCGCACCGCGATATGGAAATCGTGACCTGGGTGCTGGAAGGTGAACTGACCCATCGGGATTCGATGGGCAACCACGGCGTGATCTACCCCGGTCTGGCCCAGCGCATGTCGGCGGGCAGCGGAATCCGGCATTCGGAAACAAATGAATCAGCGACGCGGCCAGTGCGTTTCGTCCAAATGTGGATAGTGCCCGACCGGACCGGCATTGACCCGGGCTACCAGCAGCACGATATCGGCGATGACCTGTCGAACGGCGGTCTGGTCACGATCGCCTCGGGCATCAACGGCCACGACGCCGTGATCACGCTGCACAACCGCAGCGCGGCCCTGCACGCGGCGCGGTTGCGGCCCGGCGACACGGTCGACGTTCCCGCGGCGCCTTATCTGCATCTGTTTGTCGCCCTCGGCCGGGTTGGCCTGGACGGGGCTGGCGAGCTGGCCGAAGGGGACGCGGTCCGCTGCACCGACACCGGGGCCCGGCGGCTCGCCGCCGACGGCCCCGCGGAAGTCCTGGTGTGGGAGATGCACACAAACCTGGGGTCCTGA
- a CDS encoding TIGR04338 family metallohydrolase — MTREDSSGRDSQRARVYAAEEFVRTLFDRAVEHGSPSVDFFGTRLTLPPEGRFASVASVQRYVDDVLGLPAVRRNWPSVSPLRVRARRAATAAHYENRDGAGTIAVPDRDTAAWAMRELVVLHEVAHHLCRVPPPHGPQFVATMCELAELVMGAEVGHILRVVYAKEGVR, encoded by the coding sequence GTGACCCGGGAGGACTCCTCGGGCCGCGACTCTCAGCGGGCCAGGGTTTATGCGGCCGAGGAATTCGTCCGCACCCTGTTCGACCGTGCCGTCGAGCACGGATCACCCAGTGTGGACTTCTTCGGGACGCGGTTGACGCTGCCGCCCGAAGGACGGTTCGCGTCGGTGGCGTCGGTGCAGCGCTACGTCGACGACGTGCTGGGCCTGCCGGCGGTGCGCCGGAACTGGCCGTCGGTGTCGCCGCTGCGGGTGCGTGCCCGCCGGGCGGCCACCGCGGCGCACTACGAAAACCGGGATGGCGCAGGCACCATCGCCGTCCCGGACCGCGACACCGCCGCCTGGGCGATGCGCGAGCTGGTCGTGCTCCATGAAGTCGCACATCATTTGTGCCGCGTACCGCCGCCGCACGGGCCGCAGTTCGTGGCGACGATGTGTGAGCTGGCCGAGTTGGTGATGGGAGCCGAGGTTGGCCACATTCTGCGGGTCGTCTACGCGAAAGAGGGTGTGCGGTGA